One Chryseobacterium wanjuense genomic region harbors:
- a CDS encoding VOC family protein: MGRVHLVSVRIITADIKRLVQFFEDATGITAKWATDDFAELSSESFTLAIGSTRTLAFFGEGVAEPATNKSMIIEFLVENVDDNYEIIKGLTSEIVQKPTTMPWGNRSLLFRDPDGNLINFFTPVSEVAKKKFA; this comes from the coding sequence ATGGGTAGAGTACATTTAGTATCAGTAAGAATTATCACCGCTGACATAAAGCGACTGGTTCAGTTTTTTGAGGATGCAACAGGAATCACGGCCAAATGGGCAACCGATGACTTTGCAGAACTCTCATCTGAGTCTTTTACTTTGGCAATTGGAAGCACGCGGACATTGGCTTTCTTCGGAGAAGGCGTTGCTGAACCTGCGACTAATAAAAGTATGATCATAGAATTCCTTGTGGAAAACGTAGATGATAATTACGAAATAATTAAAGGTTTAACAAGCGAAATTGTTCAGAAACCGACAACAATGCCTTGGGGAAATCGCTCGCTACTGTTTCGCGATCCGGACGGGAATCTGATTAACTTTTTTACTCCGGTAAGTGAGGTAGCAAAAAAGAAGTTTGCATAA
- a CDS encoding PIG-L family deacetylase, with the protein MFKKIILVFILGFYTVFCSAQQVRPSKSSEIYRELKTLKHLPKVLYLAAHPDDENTGLLSWLINDQNVETGYLSLTRGDGGQNLLGTEQGAALGLIRTHELLEARKLDGAQQFFTRAIDFGFSKNTTDTFKQWDEDSIIADVVWVIRKFRPDVIICRFPPNAAAGHGQHAASAVVAEKAFKLAGNKTAFPNQLKYVNTWQPKRVLWNTFRFGGVDTTSENQLKVTVGQYDAQLGMGYGELAGLSRSLHKSQGAGTQSVAGIRTEYFAHVGGEPAKASLFDGVVKTWTSQGNADIDQSLDKIISAFNFNNPDLSLPALLALRKKVMALQDSDLKKDKIKSLDHIIFSCAGFMGEVVTNQAEAVAGDSYNFRLNLISRATNPVVLEDVQWLNKLENFNRKLSKDSLITIQHDIEIPADAALTEPYWLAKSPTNAATFSVPNDTLIGLPEAESPLNVLLGLKIGSEKFQVKLPLSFKKLDPVRGDVVEALRIVPALELKFTQPLYLVKENEDLHLSLNFKVNSNKQFNNGKVNLMYNGERLGGADLKSMNGKDFTIDYVIPKTKLASIKSNQLQLDANFVADGVTYNKKQILIQYPHLPSLQYFAPATVTVMKGDIQSKVKKVGYVQGAGDFIPEFLRIAGVQVDVLKDKDFYGNLDESAGNGSQNKLSQYDAIVLGVRANNTEKKLGRWMPYLWSYVKAGGNLVMQYNTNQDTTVDKLGMYNFNIANKRVTEENAAVTFLNQNHKLLNFPNKITADDFKGWVQERGAYFPAQWDAAYEPLFEMHDTSEEPLQGSTLYAKYGKGNFIYTPLAFFRQLPAGNVGAARLFLNFLSAQKN; encoded by the coding sequence ATGTTCAAAAAAATAATCCTTGTATTTATTCTTGGCTTTTATACGGTTTTTTGTTCGGCTCAACAGGTTAGGCCCTCAAAATCATCTGAAATTTACCGTGAACTCAAAACACTTAAACACCTACCTAAAGTTTTATACCTTGCAGCTCATCCCGATGATGAAAATACAGGATTGCTCTCTTGGTTAATCAACGATCAAAATGTAGAAACGGGCTATTTGTCTTTAACCAGAGGTGATGGTGGTCAGAATTTATTAGGTACAGAACAGGGGGCTGCATTGGGTTTAATCAGAACGCATGAGCTTTTAGAGGCAAGAAAATTAGACGGTGCCCAACAGTTTTTTACCCGCGCGATTGATTTCGGGTTCTCAAAAAATACTACCGACACCTTTAAACAATGGGATGAAGATAGCATTATAGCGGATGTAGTTTGGGTAATCCGAAAATTCCGTCCTGATGTTATCATTTGTCGTTTTCCTCCTAATGCTGCGGCAGGTCACGGACAACATGCGGCTTCGGCTGTGGTTGCGGAAAAAGCTTTCAAGCTTGCAGGCAATAAGACTGCTTTCCCAAATCAACTAAAATATGTTAATACATGGCAACCAAAACGCGTATTGTGGAATACTTTCCGTTTTGGAGGGGTAGATACGACATCTGAAAATCAACTGAAAGTTACCGTTGGGCAATATGATGCGCAACTGGGAATGGGCTATGGAGAATTGGCAGGATTAAGCAGAAGTTTACATAAAAGCCAGGGTGCAGGAACACAGTCTGTAGCCGGGATCAGAACTGAATATTTTGCCCACGTTGGTGGCGAGCCTGCAAAAGCATCTCTTTTTGATGGAGTCGTTAAAACCTGGACTTCACAAGGAAACGCTGATATTGACCAATCATTAGATAAAATTATTTCCGCTTTCAATTTCAATAATCCTGATCTCAGCTTGCCTGCCTTGCTTGCTTTACGAAAAAAGGTCATGGCGCTTCAAGATTCAGACCTGAAAAAAGATAAAATTAAATCTCTTGACCATATCATTTTTAGCTGTGCCGGATTTATGGGCGAGGTAGTTACCAATCAGGCTGAAGCTGTTGCCGGGGATAGCTACAATTTCAGGTTAAATTTGATTTCAAGAGCTACAAATCCTGTTGTTTTAGAAGATGTACAATGGTTAAATAAGTTAGAGAACTTCAACAGAAAACTATCAAAAGATTCTTTAATTACCATTCAGCATGACATTGAGATTCCTGCAGATGCAGCGCTCACAGAACCTTACTGGTTGGCAAAATCTCCTACAAACGCAGCAACTTTTTCTGTTCCGAATGATACTTTAATCGGTTTACCTGAGGCGGAATCACCACTGAATGTTTTGCTTGGTTTAAAAATCGGTTCGGAAAAATTTCAGGTTAAACTTCCTTTATCTTTCAAGAAATTAGACCCTGTGCGTGGTGATGTGGTCGAAGCTCTGCGTATTGTTCCTGCGTTGGAACTGAAATTTACACAACCGCTTTATCTGGTCAAAGAAAATGAAGATTTACATTTGAGTTTAAATTTTAAGGTTAATTCTAACAAACAATTCAACAATGGTAAAGTAAATCTGATGTATAACGGAGAACGATTAGGCGGCGCTGATTTAAAATCAATGAATGGGAAAGATTTTACCATCGATTACGTTATTCCAAAAACTAAGCTTGCCTCAATAAAATCAAATCAGTTACAATTGGATGCCAATTTTGTTGCAGATGGAGTAACTTATAATAAAAAACAAATATTAATTCAGTATCCGCATTTGCCCTCATTACAATATTTTGCTCCTGCAACTGTCACCGTAATGAAAGGCGATATTCAGTCTAAGGTTAAGAAGGTGGGTTATGTACAAGGAGCTGGCGATTTCATTCCGGAGTTTCTAAGAATTGCAGGTGTTCAGGTTGATGTGTTGAAAGACAAAGATTTTTATGGCAACTTAGATGAATCTGCTGGAAACGGTAGCCAAAACAAGTTATCACAATATGATGCCATCGTATTGGGTGTTCGTGCCAATAACACGGAAAAGAAGTTGGGTCGCTGGATGCCTTATTTATGGTCTTATGTAAAAGCCGGAGGTAATTTGGTGATGCAGTATAACACCAACCAGGATACAACAGTTGACAAATTGGGGATGTACAATTTCAATATTGCCAATAAGCGTGTTACCGAAGAAAATGCTGCAGTTACGTTTTTAAATCAAAATCATAAATTACTGAACTTTCCGAACAAAATTACTGCGGATGATTTTAAAGGTTGGGTACAGGAGCGCGGCGCCTATTTCCCTGCTCAATGGGATGCAGCGTATGAACCGCTTTTTGAAATGCACGATACCAGTGAAGAACCTCTGCAGGGATCAACTTTATATGCCAAATATGGGAAGGGTAATTTTATTTATACACCATTGGCATTTTTCAGACAGTTGCCTGCGGGAAATGTTGGTGCAGCACGTTTATTTTTAAACTTTTTATCTGCACAGAAAAACTAA
- a CDS encoding sodium:solute symporter produces MSTIDWTVLIVTLVAVVVYGVLIGRGQKNNESYLKADNKMPWYIVLIGIMATQASAITFLSAPGQAYTDGMRFVQYYFGLPLAMIVICITFIPIFQRLNVYTAYEYLENRFDKKTRVLTSLLFLFSRGLSTGISIYAPSIILSSVLNWNIYLTNVLTGGILLIYTYIGGAKAIAHTQKLQFLIILATMAFAGYLLIQNMPNGIGFNDALYLAGKSGKLNVITTEFDWKDKYNIWSGLIGGFFLALSYFGTDQSQVGRYITAKDNTNAKMGLLLNGLVKIPMQFSILLIGALLFAFFSLKPAPIYFNERSYQYLKETKPEQAAVFEKEHQDLQLKFNAESKEILKLKETQSPQLKKTIQDFKNTQTQVKALHSRVEEAINNSNYNAEKTDTNYIFLYFVKNTLPVGMIGLLFAVIFLASWGSISAALNSLAACSLKDVHLIFSKEIPDEKTELKYSRLHTLAWGIFSIGVAMFATQMGSLIEAVNVLGSLFYGPILGIFLVAFYYKKIDGKNVFIAAILSEIAVIAVYQFDIVSFLWLNVIGAAAVIIFSAIGLLFYKQKAVNS; encoded by the coding sequence ATGAGTACTATAGATTGGACAGTCCTTATTGTTACACTTGTTGCAGTGGTGGTTTACGGCGTATTGATCGGTCGTGGCCAAAAAAACAACGAATCATACCTGAAAGCAGATAACAAAATGCCCTGGTACATTGTACTTATAGGTATTATGGCTACGCAGGCAAGTGCCATTACATTTCTTTCAGCACCGGGTCAGGCGTATACAGACGGTATGCGTTTCGTGCAGTATTACTTTGGTCTGCCGTTGGCGATGATTGTTATTTGTATTACTTTCATCCCGATTTTTCAGCGCTTAAATGTGTACACGGCTTATGAATATTTAGAAAACCGTTTTGATAAAAAAACAAGGGTGCTTACTTCACTGCTTTTTCTTTTTTCCAGAGGCTTATCCACGGGAATCAGCATTTACGCTCCGAGTATCATCTTATCAAGCGTTTTAAACTGGAATATTTATTTGACTAATGTTTTAACAGGTGGCATTCTGTTGATTTACACCTATATTGGCGGAGCAAAAGCGATCGCTCACACCCAAAAATTACAGTTTCTCATTATTCTGGCAACCATGGCTTTTGCAGGGTATCTGCTTATTCAAAATATGCCGAATGGAATTGGTTTTAACGATGCGCTTTATCTGGCGGGGAAATCAGGAAAGCTCAATGTAATCACTACAGAATTCGACTGGAAAGATAAATACAATATTTGGAGCGGACTGATTGGAGGTTTTTTTCTGGCACTTTCTTACTTTGGTACAGATCAGAGTCAGGTCGGGAGGTATATTACTGCTAAAGACAATACCAATGCGAAAATGGGCTTGCTGTTGAACGGATTGGTTAAAATTCCGATGCAGTTTTCTATTCTCCTGATTGGTGCTTTGCTTTTTGCATTCTTTTCTCTAAAACCGGCTCCGATTTATTTTAACGAACGCTCTTATCAATATTTAAAGGAAACAAAACCTGAACAGGCAGCGGTTTTTGAAAAAGAGCATCAGGATTTACAATTAAAATTTAATGCAGAATCGAAAGAAATTTTAAAGCTGAAAGAAACTCAATCTCCTCAACTTAAAAAGACAATTCAGGATTTTAAAAATACACAAACACAGGTAAAAGCATTGCACAGTAGGGTAGAGGAAGCTATTAATAATTCAAATTATAATGCGGAGAAAACGGATACGAATTATATCTTCCTGTATTTCGTAAAAAATACCTTGCCTGTAGGGATGATCGGCTTACTGTTTGCCGTCATTTTTCTGGCCAGCTGGGGTTCAATTTCCGCAGCGCTGAATTCTCTTGCTGCCTGCTCATTAAAAGATGTTCATTTGATATTCAGCAAAGAAATTCCTGATGAGAAAACCGAATTGAAGTATAGCCGCCTGCACACTTTAGCCTGGGGCATTTTCTCCATCGGTGTAGCCATGTTTGCCACTCAGATGGGTTCCCTTATTGAAGCTGTTAATGTATTGGGTTCTCTTTTCTACGGCCCGATCTTGGGGATTTTTCTTGTCGCATTTTACTATAAAAAAATTGATGGGAAGAATGTATTTATTGCTGCCATTTTATCAGAAATTGCGGTTATTGCCGTTTATCAGTTCGATATCGTTTCTTTCCTTTGGCTTAATGTCATTGGGGCAGCGGCAGTCATTATATTTTCAGCAATTGGGTTACTGTTTTATAAGCAGAAAGCCGTAAATTCGTAA
- a CDS encoding DUF2911 domain-containing protein, producing the protein MKTMIKSATVLFAAMTISVNAFAQDTKKPASPPATATGKIKDATITIAYSSPSVKGRTIWGGLEAYDKVWRAGANEATTFETDKDITVQGKPLPAGKYSFFLIPKKSGTWTAIFNKEPKQWGAYKYEQAKDALRVDVKTKALPATQETLVYKINNNGFTMDWDKISVPVEIK; encoded by the coding sequence ATGAAAACGATGATTAAATCTGCTACTGTACTTTTTGCTGCAATGACGATTTCAGTGAACGCTTTTGCACAGGATACTAAAAAACCTGCAAGTCCTCCAGCTACTGCTACTGGAAAAATTAAGGATGCAACCATTACCATAGCCTATAGCAGTCCTTCTGTAAAAGGGCGTACAATCTGGGGTGGTTTGGAAGCTTATGATAAAGTTTGGCGTGCGGGTGCCAATGAAGCAACTACTTTTGAAACAGATAAAGACATTACCGTTCAGGGTAAACCGCTGCCTGCAGGTAAGTATAGCTTTTTCCTAATCCCTAAAAAATCCGGAACCTGGACTGCGATTTTTAACAAAGAGCCAAAACAATGGGGTGCTTATAAATACGAGCAAGCTAAAGATGCTTTACGTGTTGATGTAAAAACTAAAGCTTTACCGGCAACACAGGAAACATTAGTTTATAAAATAAACAATAATGGATTCACTATGGATTGGGATAAAATCTCAGTTCCTGTAGAGATAAAATAA
- a CDS encoding tetratricopeptide repeat protein: protein MKKRFFLSLLIACISANAQDLTSYNKLYTKTYLETAPKDFNKALSIADSLYKTSQTPYFQAKSLMLTASLYRQSGDVKKSVLYAERSALIVDGTDDSNWKCRIYLFLASQYRILELYNQSKKYSEKGLEISKTISDTLIAHNIQGMALQEMAYYEIDRKKYKKSIQYIQRSQAHFNNIKKDKDFFTSTNEQLLGLSYYHLKNIETSLFHYEKALNLVKDVPENQLTGYIYNGLANVYLEKNDLIKAKKYLDLAQKVADKAEHLELKKEVYSTVEQYYIKTKDIEKLKDLGLKKDTLDRKITSKTRQFIDESYTNLDKKIIKAEKKSTQKNYLIIITGLLVILILALYIRSKIQQRKNIEKFKEILRRSNEKPKLAEPIVVKEVKIEDTDIESSEATVLMTSETEEKLLAKLNKFEKSNLFNNKNISLPFLAGRFETNTKYLSYVINTHKEKDFNNYINELRINYIIEKLKNEPQYRNYKMASLAEEIGFSSHSKFSKVFKKVTSLSPSLFIKYLQDETQSKKD from the coding sequence ATGAAAAAAAGATTTTTCCTTTCACTTCTCATTGCCTGTATATCCGCTAACGCACAAGATTTAACAAGCTATAACAAATTATACACTAAAACCTATTTAGAAACAGCTCCCAAAGATTTTAATAAAGCCCTCTCTATTGCCGATTCTCTATATAAAACTTCTCAAACACCCTATTTTCAAGCGAAAAGTTTAATGCTTACCGCCTCTTTGTACAGGCAGTCTGGAGATGTGAAAAAATCTGTATTATACGCTGAAAGATCAGCATTAATTGTGGATGGAACAGACGATTCAAATTGGAAATGCAGAATTTATCTTTTTTTAGCCTCTCAATATCGGATTTTAGAATTGTATAATCAGTCTAAAAAATATTCCGAAAAAGGACTTGAAATCAGTAAAACAATCAGTGATACATTAATTGCTCATAATATTCAGGGAATGGCCTTGCAGGAAATGGCTTATTACGAAATCGATCGTAAAAAATATAAGAAATCCATCCAATATATTCAGCGTTCTCAGGCTCATTTCAACAATATAAAAAAAGACAAAGATTTCTTTACATCGACTAATGAACAGCTTTTGGGATTAAGCTATTATCATCTTAAAAACATTGAAACTTCTTTATTTCATTATGAAAAGGCTTTAAATTTAGTTAAAGATGTTCCCGAAAATCAACTTACAGGATATATTTACAATGGTTTAGCAAACGTATATTTAGAAAAAAACGATTTGATAAAGGCAAAGAAATACCTTGATCTTGCACAAAAAGTAGCTGATAAAGCAGAGCATCTGGAACTTAAGAAGGAAGTCTATAGTACAGTTGAGCAATATTATATTAAAACTAAAGATATTGAAAAGCTAAAGGATTTAGGCCTGAAAAAAGATACATTAGACAGGAAAATAACATCAAAAACACGACAGTTTATTGATGAATCTTATACTAATCTCGACAAAAAAATAATAAAGGCAGAGAAGAAAAGTACCCAGAAAAATTATCTTATAATCATTACGGGACTTCTGGTTATTCTTATCCTTGCATTGTATATAAGATCTAAAATACAACAAAGGAAAAATATTGAAAAATTTAAGGAAATATTAAGGAGATCCAATGAAAAGCCTAAACTGGCTGAGCCTATTGTCGTAAAAGAAGTCAAAATAGAGGATACCGACATTGAAAGTAGCGAAGCTACGGTGTTAATGACCTCCGAAACAGAAGAAAAGCTGCTCGCAAAATTGAATAAATTTGAGAAATCGAATCTATTCAACAATAAAAATATTTCCCTCCCCTTTTTAGCCGGGCGCTTTGAAACCAATACCAAATACCTTTCTTATGTGATCAATACCCATAAAGAGAAAGATTTTAATAATTATATCAATGAATTAAGGATTAATTACATCATTGAAAAGCTCAAAAATGAGCCACAGTACCGAAACTATAAAATGGCTTCCTTAGCTGAAGAAATTGGGTTTTCTTCTCACAGCAAATTCAGTAAAGTATTTAAAAAAGTAACTTCTTTATCTCCGTCTTTGTTTATTAAATATCTGCAGGATGAAACTCAAAGTAAAAAAGATTAA
- a CDS encoding SDR family oxidoreductase yields the protein MSTHDVKGKIVLIAGGGKNLGGLLSKDFAAKGAKLAIHYNSESSKAESEKTLAEVQALGAEAFLFQGDLTKVENITRFFDETIAKFGGVDIAINTVGMVLKKPFTETTEEEYDLMFGINSKSAYFFLQEAGKKLNDNGKICTIVTSLLAAYTGLYSTYAGAKAPVEHFTRAASKEFGSRGISVTAVAPGPMDTPFFYGQESADAVAYHKSASALGGLTNIKDIAPLVEFLVTDGWWITGQTIFANGGYTTR from the coding sequence ATGTCAACACACGATGTTAAAGGAAAAATAGTTTTAATTGCCGGGGGTGGTAAGAATCTTGGCGGATTACTAAGTAAAGATTTTGCAGCAAAGGGAGCAAAATTAGCAATACATTACAACAGCGAAAGTTCTAAAGCTGAAAGCGAAAAAACTTTGGCAGAAGTACAAGCCTTGGGAGCTGAAGCATTTTTGTTTCAGGGAGATTTAACAAAAGTGGAAAACATTACTCGTTTTTTTGATGAAACGATTGCCAAATTCGGAGGTGTTGATATTGCTATCAATACTGTAGGAATGGTACTTAAAAAACCATTTACAGAAACTACTGAAGAAGAATATGATTTAATGTTTGGTATCAACTCAAAGTCAGCTTATTTCTTTTTGCAGGAAGCTGGTAAGAAACTGAATGATAATGGTAAGATTTGTACCATTGTAACTTCTTTATTAGCCGCTTACACTGGATTATATTCTACTTATGCTGGTGCAAAAGCTCCTGTAGAGCACTTTACAAGAGCTGCTTCTAAAGAATTTGGTTCTAGAGGAATTTCTGTAACGGCAGTTGCTCCGGGGCCAATGGATACCCCCTTTTTCTACGGGCAGGAAAGTGCAGATGCAGTTGCATATCACAAATCAGCTTCAGCTTTAGGAGGTCTTACTAACATCAAAGATATCGCTCCATTAGTTGAGTTTCTGGTAACTGATGGATGGTGGATTACCGGGCAGACCATTTTTGCAAACGGGGGATACACTACTAGATAA